The following DNA comes from Vibrio gigantis.
GGCGCAACACGAGCTGAAAATTCTGTTTTAGGGTGCATCTCACCGAACGCGAGTTCAGTGATTTTTAAAGTTGGTTTACGCAGAGTAACGACCGTGCCATCTTTGAAGGTAACAGGCACATCAGTGTAGCTGATGTTCACTTTACCTTCTGGTTTTACCCCTTGAAGTGCAAAGTCTTGTAGCTGACCGCCGTAAGTTGGCTCAGGAATACCGCCATCTCGAATAAAGGCTTGTCTCTGCTCCGGTGTTTCTGCCGGAATGCTTAGACGAACCAACATGGATACGGCGTTCTCATCACCTTTTTCTGGTGCGTGACCACGACCATCTTTAATGTGACAGTTTTGACAACCGTTGGTGTTGAACAGTGGGCCAAGTCCATCACGAGCATCGGTTGATGACGGTGCAGGCACCCAAGGGTTTCTAAAAAAACTGTTACCTACGCTGAAATCTAAGCGTTTACTCATTGGTAGGTTGGCTGCAGGAAGGGAAAAAGCATTCGCTCCCTCTTTCTTCACGGTTGTTTTGCCACCCGAGTAGGTTTCATGGGCGTGTAACGGAGATAAGAAAAACAGTGCGGTTAATAGTGAGGCTGAAAGATACGACTTCATACATTGCCTTGCTGTGTTTTTGATTTTAGTTTTTATGAGGGAATGACTTTCTTATATAGCAAACAATTAAGGGCTCAATGAGAGCCCTTACATTCGTTTTAGCTTCGGGTTCTTAGAACTCGTGATCAGCCGTGTCTGGGTTTAGGCTATCAATGCCAATCACACCAGCAGCGCGCTCAATTGCAGCAGTTTGAGACACTAGCGCAACAATTGTTTTGTTTACTAGCGCGTTACCTGCGGCGTTGTCAGCAGCGATTAGCTGATCGAAGTGCTGGTTGTTTTTTTCAGCAGATGTTACTAGTTGGCCTACTTGTGCACGTGCTAGGTCAAACTGCTTTTGAATCTCTTTCGCCGCTTGCTCGTCTTTTTGCTCAACTAGATCAAACAGGCTTGGGCCTGAAAGTAGAGTACCGTCTTCACGTTTGTATAAACCCGTGTAAACGTTGTAGATGCCTTGCTCGTTGTAGTAGTGAGAGTTGTGCGTGTTATCAGAGAAACAATCGTGCTCATCTTCTGTAGAGTTTGCTTCTAATGCCACCTTCATACGCTCGCCCGCTAGCTCACCTAGAGAAAGTGAACCCATGCCGAAGAGCATTTTACGTAGACCGTTTTCGCTAGATTCAGAAAGAAGCTCTTGACGGTAGTTACCTTTCTCGCCTTCAGCCCATTGCTTTTCCATCCACTCCAGGTCTTGGATAAGTAGCTCAGCAGATGCTTTTAGGTATGCGCCACGGCGGTCACAGTTGCCGTTAGTACACTCAGCGCCAACAACGAAATCAGTGTAAGCACGCTCACCTGCACCGCTGTTTGTGCCGTTTAAATCTTGACCCCAAAGTAGGAATTCAATTGCGTGGTAGCCCGACGCTACGTTCGCTTCAGAACCGCCAATCTCGTTCAAATCTGCAATTAGCTCTGGAGTAATGTTGGTTGCATCAACGGTAGTCTGACCAATTTGAAAAGTCTTGTTAGCAACGATGTTTGCGCTAGCGCCTTCATTACCAAGCTCATATTGGTAATCAGAAGATACGTAATCAATCAAACCTTCATCTAGCGGCCATGCGTTTAGTTGACCTTCCCAATCATCAACAACAGCGTTACCAAAGCGGAATACTTCTGACTGTTGGTATGGTACGCGAGACTCAAGCCAAGCTTGTTTTACTTGTTCGAAGTTGCCAGCAGAAGGAGAAGCTAAGAAGGTATCAATAGAAGAGTTCAACGCTTTTGCTGTGATTACTGAATCTGCAAATACCGCATGTGCAATATCTGCGTAATGTTCTACAACTTGATCTTGAGTTACTGCAGCGAAAGAAGAAGCAGAGGCAAAAATGAGTGACGAAGTTACGGCTTTTGTCACTAAAGATTTGATAGTCATGAAGCATCCTTGTTGAGCTTTAAATTATTATTCGTAGTAATAGTGCAAACCATTATCATTTGCACTATGGATTCGAATAATACAAACTTACAATTTTATTGCAAGACAAATACAAAAAAACCTCACATTTGTGAGGTCTTTGAACATTTTTGTGTTAAGCGTAACAAAGAAGGCTAATCAGATATCCAAATTATGCTTACCGTGTGAGACTTTTGCCTTCAAGTAGCTTTCATTACCCGACTTGATATGAGCAGAGGTATTCACCACTTCTTCAATCTCAATACCAAAGGACTTCAGCTCGTTGATCTTCTTAGGGTTGTTAGTTACTAAACGGATTTTTGTCGTACCTAAAGCACGTAGCATTTCAGCAGCTTCGGTAAAATCACGTAAGTCATCGCCAAAACCTAGATGGTTATTGGCTTCGTAGGTATTCATACCTTCACTTTGCAGTCGGTACGCATCGATTTTGTTGTATAAACCAATACCACGACCTTCTTGGCGTAAGTAAAGAATCACGCCGCCAGTCTCGCCCATAATTCTAATGGTTTCGTCGAGCTGCTCGCCACAGTCACAGCGAGAAGAATGGAAAACATCACCAGTCAGGCACTCAGAGTGCATACGAACAAGAGGTATGTCTTGTGTCTTGTCTGCTGATTTAAATATCACAGCAACATGCTCTTTATCTGTTTTCAACCCATGGAAAGACAGAAGTTCAGCATCAATACTGCTTGTAACCCCTACTTTGAAATCTATTCTGGCACGCACTTCCGCCATATCTATACTCACTTGAATTAGGTGTGTTTAACATCACTACACTATATGTCTAGGCAATATTTTGTAGCTAACTATCTAATAATAGACACTATGGGGCTGTTAACAATTTTTTTCAAGGTCGACCACGCACAAATTGTTATAATATAACAATAATTTTTCAAGCAAGAAAAAACCCCACATTGGGATGACCAACATGGGGTTATAAATTAAACAGTTTCGGCTAAAACTACACTTTTTTACAGAACGCTTAACTTACTTGAGTTTGCTTCCAGATGACAAGTTGCACCCAAGCATTCTCTAATTCGGTTAACTCTTCTTGCGTTAGCGTAGAAATGCTCGACTTAGCACTGTATCTCTCTGCCCATTTGTCTGACTGGACATGAGTATGGAACTCTTTCTTTAAATTTGAGATTACATTATCCACAGATACATCCTTATATAGCAGTGCTTAGCCTTTATAATTCTTTAATGTTACAAAATACAGATCAATTGGTAAACACCAATGCACAATTTTTATGAGCGCTTTCTAACACTTTTTACTGATAAATATATAAATAAGAGAAATAATACGCTCGGTAGCAACCAAAGTAATAGATTTGAAACCTTCATCGGCGGTTTATAAAGTACAAACTCACCAAACCTTTCTGTCATATATTGAGTAATTTCACTATTACTCTTCCCTGTTTTCACCATATTAAACACAACAAGGCGTAAGTCCTTTGCAATCGGAGAGTTTGATTCAATCAGGTTCTGGTTTTGGCATTGAGGACAGCGCAACGTTTTCGCTAAGCTAATAGCACGTTGTTGTTGTTCTGGGCTTTCAAATTCAAACAACTCAACTTGAATACTGGTGCTCTTATCACTGGGAGTAAACAAATCTTCTGCGACTGCGGGCAAGCTCATCGTAATAATCATAGAGATTAATAATGTTATTTGGGCTAAAGATCGCATCATCCATCCACACCATCAAAATATATGGCGAGTTCATCTTGCCATACAGATTCGTTAATAACGCCCATTAACTTCTTCACAATATTTCCTTTGGCATCAACTAAATATGTCTCTGGGGTCCCTATTACACCGAGTTCTAGCGCCAGCTTACCTTGAGGATCGCTAATTACTTTTGAATAAGGGTTTCCATCATTCGATAGCACGTTAATAGCGGCGGCTGGGTTATCTCTGTAGTTAAGTCCAATAATTGGAATGCCTTGGTCTTGAAGCTCCAATAAATACGCATGCTCCGTTTTACAGATCCCGCACCATGAAGCCCACACATTCACTAACTGGTAAGGGTGCTGAGTTACGTCCTTTAGCGTCAGTTCCTGTTTACTTCTGATGCCTTCGCTATCCACTAACGCTGTAGAGGTGAATACAGGAAAAACTCTTTGTTGTGTCGATACTGTGGTGATTTGCTGTTTGTTATCAAGCGCAAAGACAAACCCCAGCACCACAATTAATGCTAGGACAATTAGACCAATTAACTTGTTACGAACGCTGGTATGCATACTGAGACGCCTTAACTGTTTTCTTTTTACGATGAGCTAATGAGAGTAAAGCGCCGATGATGGAGAACAACCCACCAAACCAGATCCAGCGCGCATACGCCTTGTACTGAACACGAAACGCGTAAGCGGTGGAATCTACTTTCTCGCCCATAGTTATATAAACATCGCCATGCCAGAACCATTTCATTGCAGGTTCACTCATGTTCATGACACGAACTTGGTAGTGTCTTCTTTCTGGCTCGATGAAAAAGCTTTTCTCATCAGCTTCTAAGCCTAGTATCGCCCTCTCTGCGGTAAAATTTGAGGCGACATATAGCTCAGTATTGCGGTGAGAAA
Coding sequences within:
- a CDS encoding imelysin family protein, coding for MTIKSLVTKAVTSSLIFASASSFAAVTQDQVVEHYADIAHAVFADSVITAKALNSSIDTFLASPSAGNFEQVKQAWLESRVPYQQSEVFRFGNAVVDDWEGQLNAWPLDEGLIDYVSSDYQYELGNEGASANIVANKTFQIGQTTVDATNITPELIADLNEIGGSEANVASGYHAIEFLLWGQDLNGTNSGAGERAYTDFVVGAECTNGNCDRRGAYLKASAELLIQDLEWMEKQWAEGEKGNYRQELLSESSENGLRKMLFGMGSLSLGELAGERMKVALEANSTEDEHDCFSDNTHNSHYYNEQGIYNVYTGLYKREDGTLLSGPSLFDLVEQKDEQAAKEIQKQFDLARAQVGQLVTSAEKNNQHFDQLIAADNAAGNALVNKTIVALVSQTAAIERAAGVIGIDSLNPDTADHEF
- a CDS encoding GTP cyclohydrolase II; the protein is MAEVRARIDFKVGVTSSIDAELLSFHGLKTDKEHVAVIFKSADKTQDIPLVRMHSECLTGDVFHSSRCDCGEQLDETIRIMGETGGVILYLRQEGRGIGLYNKIDAYRLQSEGMNTYEANNHLGFGDDLRDFTEAAEMLRALGTTKIRLVTNNPKKINELKSFGIEIEEVVNTSAHIKSGNESYLKAKVSHGKHNLDI
- the nrfF gene encoding heme lyase NrfEFG subunit NrfF, whose protein sequence is MMRSLAQITLLISMIITMSLPAVAEDLFTPSDKSTSIQVELFEFESPEQQQRAISLAKTLRCPQCQNQNLIESNSPIAKDLRLVVFNMVKTGKSNSEITQYMTERFGEFVLYKPPMKVSNLLLWLLPSVLFLLFIYLSVKSVRKRS
- a CDS encoding DsbE family thiol:disulfide interchange protein, with amino-acid sequence MHTSVRNKLIGLIVLALIVVLGFVFALDNKQQITTVSTQQRVFPVFTSTALVDSEGIRSKQELTLKDVTQHPYQLVNVWASWCGICKTEHAYLLELQDQGIPIIGLNYRDNPAAAINVLSNDGNPYSKVISDPQGKLALELGVIGTPETYLVDAKGNIVKKLMGVINESVWQDELAIYFDGVDG